The Peribacillus simplex genome contains a region encoding:
- the paaC gene encoding 1,2-phenylacetyl-CoA epoxidase subunit PaaC: MRNESLKDIAIKELLLQLADDDFIHSYRGAEWLGLAPHIEEDVASASISQDTMGHAAIYYKLLDELGEGDADKLAHDRPAKERRNAIILELVNGPGYYMKDPEYDWAFAVVRNYFYTQAKAIKVQSLHSCSYAPLAEVAQKVQMELYYHLMHWKTWFVQLLGSGHLEAVSRMKAAIGKTMPDFAGVFSLGQYGEEMVELGLIEGEADLQKKWIEAITPIFESVGLATTIEIGMARGDGRNGQHTEDLEKALETLSEVYATDKAASW; the protein is encoded by the coding sequence ATGAGGAATGAATCATTGAAGGACATCGCTATCAAGGAATTGCTGCTTCAACTGGCGGACGATGACTTCATCCATTCTTACCGTGGTGCAGAATGGCTTGGACTCGCACCGCATATCGAAGAAGATGTTGCATCCGCTTCGATATCACAAGACACGATGGGTCATGCAGCCATATATTATAAATTACTGGATGAACTCGGTGAAGGGGATGCTGATAAACTGGCTCACGACCGTCCCGCCAAGGAACGGCGCAATGCAATCATTCTCGAATTGGTCAATGGTCCTGGTTACTATATGAAAGATCCGGAATATGATTGGGCGTTTGCGGTAGTGCGGAATTATTTTTATACCCAAGCCAAAGCGATTAAGGTTCAATCCCTTCATTCATGTTCATATGCACCGCTTGCTGAAGTGGCACAAAAGGTACAGATGGAACTTTACTATCATTTGATGCACTGGAAAACATGGTTCGTTCAATTGCTGGGATCTGGCCACTTGGAAGCGGTTTCGAGAATGAAAGCGGCGATTGGGAAAACAATGCCGGATTTTGCCGGCGTATTTTCACTTGGACAATATGGAGAGGAAATGGTGGAGCTTGGCTTGATAGAAGGCGAAGCTGATTTACAGAAAAAATGGATCGAGGCTATCACCCCGATTTTTGAAAGTGTAGGTTTAGCAACAACTATTGAAATTGGCATGGCAAGAGGTGATGGTCGTAATGGCCAGCATACGGAAGATTTGGAAAAGGCGCTAGAAACGTTAAGTGAAGTGTACGCAACCGATAAAGCGGCTTCATGGTGA
- the paaD gene encoding 1,2-phenylacetyl-CoA epoxidase subunit PaaD: MSTIQLNTEEIYKLLEDVKDPEIDTVSILDLGMVEDVTISGKDVSVKMLPTFLGCPALSIIQKNVETALRQLPAVKNVNVEFLRSPSWTSDRITEKGKAGLKVFGISPPPRQMKSDGSWHVDCPYCESTYVTMENIFGPTACRSILYCKACKNPFEAMKPMIKII; the protein is encoded by the coding sequence ATGTCGACCATACAGTTAAACACAGAAGAAATTTATAAGCTCCTGGAAGACGTTAAAGATCCCGAAATCGATACAGTAAGTATCCTGGATTTGGGGATGGTTGAAGACGTGACGATTTCGGGCAAGGACGTTTCGGTAAAAATGCTGCCAACTTTTCTTGGGTGCCCGGCATTGTCGATCATCCAAAAAAATGTGGAAACAGCCCTTCGTCAGCTGCCTGCCGTAAAAAATGTAAATGTGGAATTTTTACGTTCCCCTTCGTGGACATCCGATCGAATCACGGAAAAAGGGAAAGCTGGATTGAAGGTTTTCGGAATCTCCCCTCCACCTCGACAAATGAAAAGTGATGGATCATGGCATGTGGATTGCCCGTATTGTGAATCGACATATGTCACGATGGAAAATATCTTCGGTCCAACGGCCTGCCGCAGCATTTTATATTGTAAAGCATGCAAAAATCCGTTCGAAGCGATGAAACCGATGATAAAAATAATCTAA
- a CDS encoding EthD family reductase: MVKLIALYKQPENKEEFDEHYFNVHGPITEKIPGLQKMEVTKIVGTPMGKDSEYYILCEMYYEDHEALQQGMRSPEGKASGKDLMGFAGKLVTMMIGEEIK, from the coding sequence ATGGTAAAGTTAATCGCCCTATACAAACAACCTGAAAACAAGGAAGAATTCGATGAGCACTATTTCAATGTACATGGTCCGATAACGGAAAAAATTCCAGGTCTTCAAAAAATGGAGGTCACTAAAATTGTAGGGACCCCAATGGGCAAAGACTCCGAATATTACATTCTTTGTGAAATGTATTATGAAGACCACGAAGCATTGCAGCAAGGAATGCGTTCGCCGGAAGGAAAAGCATCAGGGAAGGACCTTATGGGCTTTGCCGGGAAACTTGTAACGATGATGATCGGCGAAGAAATAAAATGA
- a CDS encoding enoyl-CoA hydratase/isomerase family protein yields MNALQFIETSIAEGIGYIFLNRPKQLNALNRKMVREIVSTMEEFDLDPQVKVILLSGNGKAFSAGADIDEMVNDNPISMELTNQFADWDRISLVKKPVIGAVKSFVFGGGFELALSCDFLIAASDTQFSFPEVTLGVMPGAGGTQRLTKLVGKPKALEWILTAERIKAKTALQYGFINKIVAPELLMEETVDFARKIAKQPPLAVRLIKESVNKAVDYPLNEGMQFERKNFYILFASEDQKEGMKAFVEKREPKFTGG; encoded by the coding sequence ATGAATGCCCTTCAATTCATTGAAACGTCAATCGCGGAAGGCATTGGATATATCTTCTTAAATCGGCCGAAGCAACTGAATGCCCTTAACAGGAAAATGGTTAGGGAAATAGTTTCAACCATGGAAGAATTCGACCTGGACCCACAAGTGAAGGTGATCTTGCTATCGGGTAATGGAAAAGCATTCTCCGCTGGAGCTGATATTGACGAGATGGTGAACGACAATCCAATCAGTATGGAGTTAACGAACCAATTTGCTGATTGGGACCGAATAAGCCTAGTCAAGAAGCCTGTGATTGGTGCAGTGAAAAGTTTTGTATTCGGTGGTGGTTTTGAACTTGCTTTATCCTGCGATTTCCTGATTGCCGCCAGCGATACCCAGTTTTCCTTTCCGGAAGTGACACTAGGGGTCATGCCTGGTGCAGGAGGAACCCAAAGGTTGACCAAATTGGTAGGCAAGCCGAAGGCACTTGAATGGATATTGACGGCAGAAAGGATAAAGGCAAAGACAGCCCTGCAATATGGTTTCATTAATAAGATCGTGGCACCTGAATTGTTAATGGAAGAAACGGTTGATTTTGCTAGAAAGATAGCAAAGCAACCCCCGTTAGCGGTGAGGCTGATCAAAGAATCCGTTAATAAGGCAGTTGATTATCCCTTAAATGAGGGCATGCAATTTGAACGGAAGAACTTCTATATTCTTTTTGCATCAGAGGACCAAAAAGAAGGAATGAAAGCATTTGTTGAAAAAAGGGAGCCGAAATTTACAGGCGGATAA
- a CDS encoding enoyl-CoA hydratase-related protein has translation MYETIKYRVENGVAWLTLNRPDKLNAFTSQMNKEIRKAIKISAGSDEVRAIIITGEGRAFCSGQDLSAVDEDMNLGRMLREDYGPMMEQLASCEKPIIAAVNGVAAGAGFSLALACDFRLVSEKASFVNAFVNIGLIPDSGNLYYLSRIVGHAKALELSLLGEKVPASEAKNIGLATKVIGVEEWNEQLKAFAENIANKPTKAIGLIKRYLEASYHLSLEEYLKEEAEGQRIAGLTKDYAEGVAAFIEKRKAQFIGK, from the coding sequence ATGTACGAAACGATTAAATATAGGGTTGAAAATGGAGTGGCTTGGCTTACTTTGAACCGTCCTGATAAACTTAATGCCTTTACGTCCCAAATGAATAAGGAAATACGGAAAGCGATCAAAATATCTGCGGGGTCAGATGAAGTACGGGCCATTATCATTACGGGGGAAGGCAGGGCCTTTTGTTCGGGGCAAGATTTATCGGCAGTTGATGAGGACATGAATTTAGGCCGGATGCTGCGCGAAGACTACGGTCCGATGATGGAGCAATTAGCAAGCTGTGAAAAACCGATCATTGCAGCAGTCAATGGAGTGGCTGCAGGGGCTGGCTTCAGCCTGGCACTGGCATGCGATTTCCGGCTTGTTTCTGAAAAAGCCAGTTTTGTAAATGCTTTTGTCAATATCGGTTTGATACCTGATTCGGGGAATCTGTATTACCTTTCGCGAATCGTTGGTCATGCGAAAGCCTTGGAATTATCTTTATTGGGGGAAAAGGTTCCGGCTAGCGAGGCGAAAAATATCGGGCTCGCTACAAAAGTGATCGGTGTGGAAGAATGGAACGAGCAATTGAAAGCCTTTGCAGAGAATATCGCGAACAAGCCAACTAAAGCAATCGGGTTAATTAAAAGATACTTAGAGGCGTCCTATCACCTTTCATTGGAAGAATACTTAAAAGAAGAAGCGGAGGGTCAGCGAATTGCTGGCTTAACGAAGGATTATGCAGAAGGTGTGGCAGCATTCATTGAAAAAAGGAAGGCTCAATTCATAGGCAAGTAA
- a CDS encoding aldehyde dehydrogenase family protein — MVRVQEAAFEKAEMKRDYYHLIINGERVESSDGSTIDAYNPATGEIIAKVAKATKEDAEKAVQAAREAFDNGKWKRTPINKRSRVLNKIAAIMRSRFNELVELEVLNSGKSISAAQGQVMQAIEDFEFYAGALVAHRGSVNNVPGQFHNYTEKEPVGVCAQIIPWNYPMMMAAWKIAPAIAVGCSVIVKPASLTPLTAIVLGEICLEAGVPSGVVNIIPGPGSDVGNYLVEHPKVNKVAFTGSTPIGRDLMGKASQTLKRVTLELGGKSPNIVFEDADLEAAIDGSLYGIFYNTGQSCEARSRLYVHEDIYDEFVARFVEKTKKLKLGNPLDKETHVGAVIDQGQLDVIDNYVQSAITDGAKILTGGKPAVIEGFENGFWYEPTVIANVNHEMDVVKEEIFGPVVVIMKFKDEKEAVRLANDTEFGLGSALWTKDGGRATRVANQIEAGIVMVNCPFSAFPGTPFGGYKQSGFGRELCIETLDLYTETKSIISYHGSRPLNPFGIQ, encoded by the coding sequence ATGGTAAGAGTTCAAGAGGCGGCATTTGAAAAAGCGGAAATGAAGCGTGATTATTATCATCTGATCATAAATGGAGAAAGAGTGGAAAGCTCTGATGGTTCCACGATTGATGCGTACAATCCTGCGACTGGTGAAATCATTGCCAAGGTTGCAAAGGCAACAAAGGAAGATGCAGAAAAAGCCGTTCAAGCTGCACGTGAAGCATTTGATAATGGGAAATGGAAAAGGACTCCGATTAATAAACGTTCTCGTGTATTGAACAAAATTGCAGCAATCATGCGTTCACGCTTTAATGAATTGGTTGAATTGGAAGTTCTGAACAGCGGCAAATCCATTTCTGCAGCACAAGGTCAAGTCATGCAGGCAATTGAAGATTTCGAATTTTATGCAGGCGCTTTAGTTGCACACCGCGGATCTGTCAATAATGTACCTGGTCAATTCCATAACTATACGGAAAAAGAGCCAGTAGGTGTTTGTGCTCAAATCATCCCTTGGAATTACCCTATGATGATGGCGGCGTGGAAAATTGCACCTGCAATTGCAGTTGGCTGTTCTGTCATTGTTAAGCCAGCTTCGTTAACGCCATTGACGGCAATTGTATTAGGGGAAATCTGTTTAGAAGCTGGTGTTCCTTCCGGCGTGGTCAATATCATTCCAGGTCCAGGATCGGACGTAGGGAATTACCTTGTCGAGCATCCGAAAGTGAATAAGGTTGCCTTCACGGGTTCTACGCCAATCGGCAGGGATCTCATGGGGAAAGCTTCACAGACATTAAAAAGGGTGACATTGGAGCTTGGCGGGAAGTCCCCTAATATTGTCTTTGAAGATGCGGACCTTGAAGCAGCCATCGATGGATCATTATATGGCATATTCTACAATACTGGACAATCCTGCGAAGCTAGATCCCGTTTATACGTACATGAAGACATATACGACGAATTCGTTGCCAGATTCGTGGAAAAAACGAAAAAATTGAAATTGGGCAATCCACTCGACAAAGAAACACACGTCGGTGCAGTCATCGATCAAGGGCAATTGGATGTCATCGACAATTATGTGCAATCTGCCATTACTGATGGAGCGAAAATCCTGACAGGGGGTAAGCCAGCTGTCATTGAAGGTTTCGAAAACGGTTTTTGGTATGAGCCGACGGTCATAGCGAATGTCAATCATGAAATGGATGTAGTGAAAGAGGAAATATTCGGACCGGTCGTTGTCATAATGAAATTCAAAGATGAAAAAGAAGCCGTGAGACTCGCAAATGATACGGAGTTCGGTTTGGGTTCAGCCCTATGGACAAAAGATGGCGGGCGTGCGACTAGAGTGGCCAATCAAATAGAAGCGGGAATCGTCATGGTGAATTGCCCATTCTCCGCATTTCCTGGAACACCTTTCGGAGGGTATAAACAATCAGGATTCGGCCGGGAACTTTGTATTGAGACACTTGATCTTTATACAGAAACGAAAAGCATCATTTCCTATCATGGAAGCCGTCCCTTAAATCCCTTTGGAATTCAATAA
- a CDS encoding 3-hydroxyacyl-CoA dehydrogenase has product MIRNLVIVGSGVMGRGIAYVGATGGFNVVLVDVNQDALESARKEIDEIFEKGVRYQKITQEEAAAAKSRFSYSSNLKESAAFADLIIEAVPEKAEIKRAVFETIEVHAKKDCYFATNTSTMSPTEIGSYGKRPEKTIAMHFFNPVQKMPLVEIVRGLETSDETAAIIKEVAGKMGKETVVINEFPGFVTSRISCLVGNEAFFMLQEGLGTPEEIDKAIKLGLNYPMGPFELGDLVGLDARLNNLKYLHSKLGEKYRPAPLLEQYVKAGRLGRKTGKGVYDYTKDGELVKK; this is encoded by the coding sequence ATGATTAGAAATCTGGTGATTGTCGGATCTGGTGTCATGGGCAGGGGAATAGCTTATGTAGGAGCAACTGGAGGCTTTAATGTAGTACTGGTGGATGTGAATCAGGATGCTTTGGAAAGTGCAAGAAAAGAGATCGATGAAATTTTTGAGAAGGGTGTACGCTACCAAAAAATCACCCAGGAAGAAGCGGCAGCTGCAAAAAGCAGATTCTCCTATTCTTCCAATTTGAAAGAATCAGCAGCATTTGCGGACTTGATCATAGAGGCAGTTCCGGAAAAGGCGGAAATTAAGAGGGCAGTCTTCGAAACGATTGAAGTCCATGCAAAAAAAGACTGTTACTTTGCAACCAATACTTCCACGATGAGCCCTACTGAAATTGGTTCTTATGGAAAGCGTCCTGAAAAAACGATTGCCATGCATTTTTTCAATCCTGTACAAAAGATGCCGCTCGTCGAAATTGTACGTGGTCTCGAAACCAGTGATGAAACGGCAGCCATAATAAAAGAGGTAGCCGGAAAAATGGGGAAAGAAACCGTGGTCATTAATGAATTCCCTGGGTTTGTAACCAGCAGGATCAGCTGTTTGGTTGGTAATGAAGCGTTCTTTATGCTTCAAGAAGGTTTAGGTACACCAGAAGAAATCGATAAGGCAATAAAGTTAGGGCTGAATTACCCAATGGGACCATTTGAGCTAGGTGATTTGGTGGGATTGGATGCCCGTTTGAATAATTTAAAATATTTACATAGTAAACTTGGTGAGAAATACCGCCCGGCCCCTCTTCTTGAACAGTATGTTAAAGCTGGCAGGCTCGGCCGCAAGACAGGTAAAGGTGTGTACGATTATACAAAAGATGGCGAGTTGGTGAAGAAATGA
- a CDS encoding acetyl-CoA C-acyltransferase, with translation MKDVVIIDAVRTPIGRYKGALKSVRPDDLGAIVIKALTDRNPELPPDQIEDVIFGNANQAGEDNRDVARMSALLAGLPVNVAGTTINRLCGSGLDAVMYAARSIAVGEGDIYIAGGTESMTRAPYVMAKPESEFPRGSMELQDTTIGWRFTNEKLKDMYGTDSMPQTAENVARRFSVSREDQDQFAYQSQQKAKKAVENERFINEIVPVRYTDRKGNEVIIEKDEHPRPDTTIDKLEKLKPIFKDGTITAGNASGVNDGASALLLMSAEKARELGLKPLAKYVVGAVAGLEPSIMGLGPIHATKKALERANLTIEDIGLVELNEAFASQSLECIRQLKLDQEKVNVNGGAIAFGHPLGASGARILTTLVHEMKKRNVRYGLATMCVGVGQGISAIIENIEKE, from the coding sequence ATGAAGGATGTTGTGATTATTGATGCTGTGAGAACACCAATCGGAAGATATAAAGGAGCTTTGAAAAGCGTTCGCCCGGATGACCTCGGTGCAATTGTAATCAAGGCGCTGACCGATCGCAATCCAGAGCTGCCGCCAGATCAAATTGAAGATGTCATCTTCGGGAATGCAAATCAGGCAGGAGAGGATAATCGCGATGTGGCCAGGATGTCCGCCCTTTTAGCTGGTCTTCCGGTAAATGTGGCTGGAACGACAATAAATCGTTTGTGTGGATCAGGATTGGATGCCGTCATGTATGCTGCACGCTCCATTGCTGTAGGTGAAGGCGATATTTATATCGCAGGCGGTACCGAAAGCATGACAAGGGCGCCGTACGTCATGGCCAAACCTGAGAGTGAATTTCCGCGGGGTTCAATGGAGCTTCAGGATACAACGATCGGATGGCGCTTCACGAATGAGAAACTTAAAGACATGTATGGCACGGATTCGATGCCTCAAACGGCTGAAAACGTCGCACGGCGTTTTTCGGTTTCAAGGGAGGATCAAGACCAATTCGCGTATCAAAGCCAGCAAAAAGCAAAAAAAGCAGTGGAAAATGAGCGTTTCATTAATGAAATCGTACCTGTTCGATATACGGATCGTAAAGGGAATGAAGTCATTATCGAGAAGGATGAACACCCTCGTCCTGATACGACGATCGATAAGTTGGAAAAACTCAAACCGATCTTTAAAGATGGCACTATAACGGCCGGTAATGCTTCAGGCGTAAATGATGGAGCCTCGGCATTACTTTTGATGAGTGCAGAAAAAGCACGGGAGCTTGGATTGAAACCCCTCGCCAAATATGTTGTAGGGGCGGTAGCGGGCTTAGAACCGTCCATTATGGGCCTTGGCCCGATTCATGCCACTAAAAAAGCATTGGAAAGGGCAAACTTGACGATTGAAGACATCGGGCTAGTGGAATTGAATGAAGCATTCGCTTCCCAATCCTTGGAGTGCATCCGCCAATTGAAATTGGATCAGGAGAAAGTGAATGTCAACGGCGGGGCAATAGCGTTTGGCCATCCGCTAGGTGCAAGCGGGGCGCGCATTTTAACAACGCTCGTCCACGAGATGAAAAAGCGGAATGTCCGCTATGGTCTTGCTACGATGTGTGTAGGCGTTGGCCAAGGCATTTCAGCCATTATAGAAAATATTGAAAAAGAATGA
- a CDS encoding enoyl-CoA hydratase-related protein translates to MSKIIYKVINQIGYVTVNRPDVLNCFDYETLCELQEVIDAVYYDGDIRVVIFTGAGEKAFSAGADLKERKSLNDAEVRRNVKAIRDVFNSIAGLPQPTIAAVNGYALGGGFEWLLSCDFAIAAAEGVSLGLTETSWAIIPGAGGTQRLPRLIGEMKAKELIFTAKKLTAEEACQLGILLKVVPRDQLMSACEELAANIMKNGPIAVKQAKYAIDQGLNTDLQTGMAIEGKAYELTIPTQDRLEALLAFSERRKARFTGE, encoded by the coding sequence ATGTCCAAGATTATTTATAAAGTGATAAATCAAATCGGTTATGTAACAGTGAATCGGCCCGACGTATTGAACTGCTTCGACTATGAGACTCTTTGTGAACTTCAGGAAGTCATCGATGCGGTTTATTATGACGGCGATATCCGTGTCGTCATTTTCACCGGTGCAGGGGAAAAGGCCTTCAGCGCGGGTGCGGATTTGAAAGAAAGGAAGTCTTTGAATGATGCGGAAGTAAGAAGGAACGTTAAAGCGATTCGCGATGTTTTTAATAGTATCGCAGGGCTTCCGCAGCCAACGATAGCTGCCGTCAATGGATATGCATTGGGGGGAGGATTTGAATGGCTGCTTTCATGTGACTTTGCAATTGCTGCTGCCGAAGGTGTTTCTTTGGGGCTCACTGAAACTAGCTGGGCCATTATTCCTGGGGCAGGCGGTACTCAGCGGCTGCCGAGATTGATTGGGGAAATGAAAGCGAAGGAATTGATCTTCACCGCTAAAAAATTGACTGCAGAAGAGGCATGTCAATTAGGGATCCTTTTGAAGGTCGTGCCAAGGGATCAACTGATGTCAGCCTGTGAGGAATTGGCAGCCAATATCATGAAAAATGGGCCGATTGCAGTCAAACAAGCCAAATATGCGATTGACCAAGGACTGAATACGGATTTGCAAACCGGAATGGCCATAGAGGGAAAAGCCTATGAATTGACCATCCCGACTCAAGACAGATTGGAAGCGCTCCTGGCATTCAGTGAACGGAGAAAAGCACGATTTACTGGTGAATAA
- the paaX gene encoding phenylacetic acid degradation operon negative regulatory protein PaaX codes for MGTNTQSMIFTIYGDYIRNYGNKIWIGSLIRLLKEFGHNEQGVRVAVSRMVKQGWIQSEKQGNKSYYFLTDRGVQRMDEAANRIYKMKPNEWDGKWRILMYTIPEDKRQLRDDLRKELLWSGFGSFSSGCWISPNDLEKQINRLIEKYDIKKYVDFFISEYKGPKENQSLVEKSWHLEEIENKYEEFIEKYSKQFIVHQSIINRGEMSDADCFVERTNLVHEYRKFLFIDPGLPKELLPSKWNGNHAALLFSQYYQVLAEPASRFFESVFQENNDLCRKDETYDAKDHPLIIK; via the coding sequence ATAGGTACTAACACTCAATCCATGATTTTTACGATATACGGCGATTATATCCGTAACTATGGTAATAAAATCTGGATAGGCAGTTTAATTCGTTTATTAAAGGAATTCGGCCATAATGAGCAGGGCGTACGTGTTGCCGTTTCACGAATGGTCAAGCAAGGATGGATTCAGTCAGAGAAGCAGGGAAATAAAAGCTATTATTTTTTGACTGATCGCGGTGTACAGAGAATGGATGAAGCGGCCAATCGCATATATAAGATGAAACCGAATGAGTGGGATGGTAAATGGCGTATCTTAATGTACACGATCCCTGAAGATAAGCGGCAATTACGGGATGATCTCCGTAAAGAATTATTATGGAGCGGGTTTGGCAGTTTTTCAAGTGGTTGCTGGATTTCACCTAATGATTTGGAGAAACAAATCAATCGCTTAATCGAGAAATATGACATCAAAAAATATGTTGATTTTTTCATTTCGGAGTACAAAGGTCCAAAAGAAAACCAATCGCTTGTAGAGAAAAGCTGGCATTTAGAAGAGATTGAAAATAAATATGAAGAATTCATCGAGAAATACAGCAAACAATTCATCGTTCATCAAAGCATCATTAACAGGGGCGAAATGTCCGATGCCGATTGTTTTGTGGAACGAACGAACTTGGTGCATGAATACCGTAAATTTTTATTTATCGATCCGGGCCTGCCAAAGGAACTTCTCCCTTCAAAGTGGAATGGGAATCATGCCGCTCTTTTATTTAGCCAGTATTATCAAGTCTTGGCTGAACCAGCAAGCCGTTTCTTTGAAAGCGTATTTCAGGAAAACAATGATTTATGCCGGAAAGACGAAACCTATGATGCCAAGGACCATCCACTTATCATTAAGTGA
- a CDS encoding gamma carbonic anhydrase family protein — protein sequence MIIPYNNKKPSIDDTAFVAPGAHLIGDISIGKDSTIWFNAVLRGDEDSITIGEKCSIQDNSTIHLFEGCPVVIEDEVTVGHNVILHGCKIGKRSIIGMGSTILDNVEIGEECIIGANTLISSGKIIPPRSLVIGSPGKVVRRLNNKDLELIQLSIDTYVQKGKDFKGILD from the coding sequence ATGATTATTCCGTATAATAATAAAAAACCATCCATTGATGATACTGCTTTCGTGGCACCTGGCGCTCATTTAATCGGTGATATTTCGATTGGGAAAGACTCTACCATTTGGTTTAATGCAGTACTGCGCGGTGATGAAGATTCAATTACAATAGGAGAAAAATGCAGTATACAAGATAACTCCACCATTCATTTATTTGAAGGATGCCCAGTTGTAATTGAAGACGAAGTGACGGTTGGTCACAATGTTATCCTGCATGGTTGTAAAATAGGCAAACGGTCCATTATTGGAATGGGTTCAACGATATTGGATAATGTAGAGATCGGCGAAGAATGCATCATCGGAGCGAACACATTGATTTCCTCTGGCAAAATCATACCTCCACGTTCACTGGTTATTGGTTCCCCTGGGAAAGTGGTTCGCAGATTGAACAATAAAGACCTTGAATTGATCCAACTTTCCATCGATACATATGTTCAAAAAGGGAAAGACTTCAAAGGGATACTTGATTAA
- a CDS encoding NAD(P)H-dependent flavin oxidoreductase, whose amino-acid sequence MKYICELFAIKYPIIQGGMGNISNASLAAAVSNAGGLGTIGCGTMNPEQVEAIILETKDKTNNNFALNIPINVNPYTDELVNLVLKHDIPVVSLSAGNPAPFIPLLQKKNVKVIAIVASVKHAQKAQAAGADVLVAEGFEAAGINSNLEMTTFTLIPQISKHVTLPVLAAGGIGNGQGLAAALMLGASGVQLGTRLIATQEAPFHPSYKQKLIEAMGNDTVILGRTFGQVRRVLKDPYSEKVLDLEKQGLSPVNYREMTSEVHHINGAMNGDVNNGFMNSGQVAGLIDDIPTVKELLDGMMKDAKKQMEDGLSRLSAPFMI is encoded by the coding sequence GTGAAATATATTTGTGAACTTTTTGCGATAAAATATCCCATTATACAAGGCGGCATGGGGAATATAAGCAATGCAAGTCTTGCAGCTGCAGTATCCAATGCAGGGGGACTAGGAACAATAGGGTGCGGTACCATGAATCCTGAACAGGTAGAAGCCATCATTCTCGAAACTAAAGATAAAACCAATAACAATTTTGCGTTGAACATTCCAATAAACGTTAATCCATATACTGATGAGTTAGTGAATCTTGTCCTGAAGCATGATATACCTGTAGTTTCCTTATCTGCAGGAAATCCTGCGCCTTTCATTCCACTATTACAAAAAAAGAATGTGAAAGTGATCGCCATCGTTGCGTCGGTCAAGCATGCGCAAAAAGCGCAAGCCGCAGGGGCTGATGTGTTGGTCGCAGAAGGGTTTGAAGCTGCCGGCATCAATTCGAACCTGGAAATGACGACCTTTACACTCATTCCGCAAATCAGCAAGCATGTGACGCTTCCAGTTTTGGCCGCTGGCGGGATAGGAAATGGACAGGGTTTGGCAGCGGCATTGATGTTGGGGGCTTCAGGAGTCCAATTAGGGACCAGGCTGATCGCTACACAAGAAGCACCGTTCCATCCGTCATATAAACAGAAACTAATCGAAGCGATGGGCAATGATACGGTAATTCTGGGCAGAACATTTGGCCAGGTAAGAAGAGTATTGAAGGACCCATATTCCGAGAAGGTCCTGGATTTGGAAAAACAGGGACTGTCCCCTGTAAATTATCGTGAAATGACCTCTGAAGTCCATCATATTAATGGGGCGATGAACGGCGATGTTAACAATGGATTCATGAACAGCGGCCAGGTCGCTGGATTGATTGACGATATACCCACGGTAAAGGAATTACTTGATGGCATGATGAAAGATGCGAAAAAACAAATGGAGGATGGATTGAGCAGGCTCTCTGCCCCTTTTATGATTTGA